A part of Solibacillus sp. FSL H8-0538 genomic DNA contains:
- the atpG gene encoding ATP synthase F1 subunit gamma gives MVNLREIKGRINSTKSTKQITKAMQMVSSSKLRRAEQNAKAYVPYMEKIQDVVGAIASGTKDSGHPMLTSRPVKKTAYLVIGSDRGLAGAYNSSILREVQRNINERHKSKDEYVILAVGRVVRDYFVKRDHNVIADVVALPDQPTFADIKEIARNAVGMFTEGTYDELYMYYNHFVSAIANEVTEKKVLPLTDLAPSNSTASYEFEPSGEAILEVLLPQYAESLIYGALLDGKASEHSARMTAMKNATDNANDLISDLSLQYNRARQAAITQEITEIVGGAAALE, from the coding sequence GTGGTAAACTTACGCGAAATTAAAGGTCGTATTAACTCTACAAAGTCTACGAAACAAATTACAAAAGCGATGCAGATGGTTTCTTCTTCGAAATTACGTCGTGCAGAGCAAAACGCTAAAGCTTACGTTCCTTACATGGAAAAAATCCAAGACGTAGTAGGAGCTATCGCTTCAGGTACAAAAGACAGTGGGCATCCAATGCTAACTTCTCGTCCTGTTAAGAAAACTGCTTACTTAGTAATTGGTTCTGACCGTGGTCTTGCAGGTGCTTATAACTCAAGTATCCTACGTGAGGTACAACGTAATATTAACGAACGTCATAAGTCAAAAGACGAATACGTTATTTTAGCAGTTGGACGTGTTGTTCGTGATTACTTTGTAAAACGTGATCATAATGTTATCGCAGATGTTGTTGCTCTTCCGGACCAACCTACATTCGCAGATATTAAAGAAATCGCTCGTAACGCTGTTGGTATGTTCACTGAAGGTACGTATGATGAACTTTATATGTACTACAATCACTTTGTCAGCGCAATCGCTAATGAAGTGACTGAAAAAAAAGTTCTTCCGTTAACTGATCTTGCTCCTTCAAATTCAACTGCTTCTTATGAATTCGAGCCATCTGGCGAAGCAATTCTAGAAGTACTACTTCCACAATATGCGGAAAGCTTGATTTACGGTGCTTTATTAGACGGAAAAGCAAGTGAACATTCAGCACGTATGACAGCTATGAAAAACGCAACGGATAATGCGAATGATCTTATTTCGGATCTATCGTTGCAATATAACCGTGCGCGTCAAGCGGCGATTACACAAGAAATTACAGAAATCGTTGGTGGAGCTGCAGCCCTAGAATAG
- the atpD gene encoding F0F1 ATP synthase subunit beta produces MNKGHVLQVMGPVVDVKFANGQLPAIYNALTVTIERPNEEPTTLALEVALHLGDDAVRTIAMSSTDGLQRGAEVTDSGKAISVPVGQATLGRVFNVLGEVIDLGEEIPADVRRDSIHREAPSFDELSTTVEILETGIKVVDLLAPYIKGGKIGLFGGAGVGKTVLIQELINNIAQEHAGISVFAGVGERTREGNDLFFEMTDSGVIKQTAMVFGQMNEPPGARMRVALTGLTMAEYFRDEDGADVLLFVDNIFRFTQAGSEVSALLGRMPSAVGYQPTLATEMGKLQERITSTTKGSVTSIQAIYVPADDYTDPAPATTFAHLDATTNLERKLSEMGIYPAVDPLASTSRALSPEIVGPEHYAIATKVQRTIQRYRELQDIIAILGMDELSDEDKQTVERARRIQFFLSQNFHVAEQFTGQKGSYVPVKETVRSFKEILDGKWDHLPEDAFRLVGSIDEVVEKAKSMGVEV; encoded by the coding sequence ATGAACAAAGGACACGTTCTTCAAGTAATGGGTCCAGTAGTAGACGTAAAGTTTGCTAATGGTCAATTACCAGCTATTTATAACGCATTAACAGTTACAATCGAACGTCCAAATGAAGAACCAACTACTCTTGCATTAGAAGTAGCACTTCACTTAGGCGACGATGCTGTTCGTACGATTGCAATGTCATCTACTGATGGCTTACAACGTGGAGCAGAAGTAACAGACTCAGGAAAAGCAATCTCTGTACCAGTTGGACAAGCAACTCTAGGTCGCGTATTTAACGTACTAGGAGAAGTAATCGACTTAGGTGAAGAAATTCCAGCGGACGTTCGTCGTGATTCAATTCACCGCGAAGCACCGTCTTTCGATGAGCTTTCAACTACTGTTGAAATCCTTGAAACAGGTATCAAAGTAGTAGACTTATTAGCACCTTACATCAAAGGTGGTAAAATCGGTCTATTCGGTGGTGCAGGTGTAGGTAAAACAGTATTAATCCAAGAATTAATCAACAACATCGCACAAGAGCACGCAGGTATCTCTGTATTCGCAGGTGTAGGTGAGCGTACTCGTGAGGGTAACGACTTATTCTTCGAAATGACGGATTCAGGCGTAATCAAACAAACAGCAATGGTATTCGGTCAAATGAACGAGCCACCAGGCGCACGTATGCGTGTAGCTTTAACTGGTTTAACAATGGCAGAATATTTCCGTGATGAAGATGGTGCAGACGTACTATTATTCGTTGATAACATTTTCCGTTTCACACAAGCAGGTTCTGAGGTTTCTGCCCTATTAGGTCGTATGCCTTCTGCCGTTGGTTACCAACCAACACTTGCTACTGAAATGGGTAAATTACAAGAGCGTATCACTTCTACGACAAAAGGTTCTGTAACTTCTATCCAAGCGATCTATGTACCAGCCGATGACTATACTGACCCGGCTCCGGCTACAACTTTCGCCCACTTAGATGCAACAACTAACCTTGAGCGTAAACTTTCTGAGATGGGTATCTATCCTGCGGTAGATCCACTTGCTTCGACTTCACGTGCATTATCACCTGAAATCGTTGGTCCAGAACACTATGCAATCGCTACTAAAGTACAACGTACAATCCAACGTTACCGTGAGTTACAAGATATCATCGCCATCTTAGGTATGGATGAGTTATCTGATGAAGATAAACAAACAGTTGAACGTGCTCGTCGTATTCAATTCTTCTTATCTCAAAACTTCCACGTTGCGGAGCAATTCACTGGTCAAAAAGGTTCTTATGTACCTGTAAAAGAAACTGTTCGTTCATTCAAGGAAATCCTTGATGGCAAATGGGATCACTTACCAGAAGATGCTTTCCGTCTAGTTGGATCTATTGACGAAGTAGTTGAAAAAGCGAAAAGCATGGGCGTAGAGGTTTAA
- a CDS encoding F0F1 ATP synthase subunit epsilon, which produces MKTVTVNIVTPDGPVYDSEVTMVIAKTTSGEIGVLPGHIPMVAPLAIGAVKLKKEDGSTELAAVGGGFIEVRPEKISILAPSAEVASTIDLARAKAAVTRAEERLQKKQDNIDFKRADLSLKRALNRINVHEGNI; this is translated from the coding sequence ATGAAGACAGTAACAGTCAATATTGTCACTCCCGACGGCCCAGTATACGATTCTGAAGTAACAATGGTTATCGCGAAAACAACTTCAGGTGAGATTGGTGTTCTTCCAGGCCATATTCCTATGGTCGCTCCACTTGCAATTGGTGCAGTGAAGCTTAAAAAAGAAGATGGATCAACTGAACTTGCAGCTGTTGGCGGTGGTTTCATTGAAGTACGTCCAGAGAAGATTTCGATCTTAGCTCCTTCTGCAGAAGTGGCTTCAACGATCGATTTAGCTCGTGCTAAAGCAGCGGTAACGCGTGCTGAAGAACGTCTTCAAAAGAAACAAGATAACATTGATTTCAAACGTGCTGACTTATCGTTAAAACGTGCGCTGAATCGTATCAACGTTCATGAGGGTAATATCTAA
- a CDS encoding DUF1146 family protein produces MDVYTQLGQQAIVGIASHIFFIGIAFYALQAFRLEQLFKKGKTFQIQLIYILLSITIGASVSNFFLSFSGWSKQLQYIIN; encoded by the coding sequence ATGGATGTGTACACACAATTAGGCCAGCAAGCCATCGTTGGCATCGCTTCACATATTTTCTTTATTGGTATTGCATTTTATGCGTTGCAAGCTTTTCGTTTAGAGCAATTATTTAAAAAGGGAAAAACATTTCAAATTCAATTGATTTATATATTACTCAGCATTACTATCGGGGCATCTGTGTCTAATTTCTTCCTAAGCTTTTCTGGATGGTCAAAGCAGCTTCAGTATATAATTAATTAA
- a CDS encoding F0F1 ATP synthase subunit delta: MSQSTVAKRYAQALFELAASQNLLVEVGADLKELTKVLETSDELISLLSAPKISKTRKKELVAQIFSGAQPAVVNTLLLLLDKKRVNEAVIVAEEFQALATAAQGAADAKVYSTRELTEAERAEISNAFGKLVGKEKLNISNEIDASLIGGVRVQIGNYIYDSTVASKLEGLKRLLVG, encoded by the coding sequence GAACTAGCAGCAAGCCAAAACCTTCTAGTTGAAGTTGGCGCAGATTTAAAAGAGCTTACAAAAGTATTAGAAACAAGCGATGAGCTAATTTCTTTACTAAGTGCTCCAAAAATCTCAAAAACTCGCAAAAAAGAACTTGTTGCACAAATTTTCTCTGGCGCACAACCAGCTGTTGTAAACACACTTTTATTATTACTTGATAAAAAGCGTGTAAACGAAGCGGTAATTGTAGCTGAAGAATTCCAAGCATTAGCAACTGCGGCTCAAGGCGCTGCAGATGCAAAAGTTTACTCTACTCGTGAACTAACTGAAGCGGAGCGCGCAGAAATTTCAAACGCCTTCGGCAAATTAGTTGGCAAAGAGAAACTAAATATTTCAAACGAAATCGATGCGTCATTAATTGGTGGCGTACGCGTTCAAATCGGCAACTACATTTACGATAGCACTGTAGCTTCTAAGCTAGAGGGTCTAAAACGTTTGTTAGTTGGCTAA
- the atpA gene encoding F0F1 ATP synthase subunit alpha, whose protein sequence is MGIKAEEISSLIKQQIEGYQSELQVSEVGTVIRIGDGIALAHGLDNVMAGELLEFSNGVMGMAQNLEEGNVGIVILGPYTDIKEGDEVRRTGRIMEVPVGEELIGRVVNSLGQPVDGQGPINTTKSRPIESPAFGVMARKSVHEPLQTGIKAIDALVPIGRGQRELIIGDRQTGKTSVAIDAILNQTGEDMICIYVAIGQKESTVRGVVETLRKHGALDYTIVVTAAASQPAPLLYLAPFAGISMAEEFMLQGKHVLIVYDDLSKQASAYRELSLLLKRPPGREAYPGDVFYLHSRLLERAAKLNETYNCGSITALPFVETQAGDISAYIPTNVISITDGQIFLQSDLFNSGVRPAINAGLSVSRVGGSAQIKAMKKVAGTLRLDLAAFRELESFAQFGSDLDKITLAKLERGKRTVEVLKQDLNKPLKVEKQVAILFALTKGHLDDIPVQDIVRFEGEFLSWLDTNHTNVLDHVRTTKELAPDAEYVAALTEFKKTFAKSE, encoded by the coding sequence ATGGGCATCAAAGCTGAAGAAATCAGCAGTCTGATTAAACAGCAGATTGAAGGTTATCAATCTGAACTACAAGTAAGCGAAGTGGGTACAGTTATCCGTATTGGTGACGGTATCGCACTAGCTCATGGCCTCGACAACGTCATGGCTGGAGAGCTGTTAGAGTTCTCTAACGGTGTTATGGGTATGGCTCAAAACCTAGAAGAAGGTAACGTAGGTATCGTTATCCTAGGTCCATACACAGACATTAAAGAAGGCGATGAAGTTCGTCGTACAGGTCGTATTATGGAAGTACCAGTTGGTGAAGAACTAATTGGTCGTGTTGTAAACTCTCTTGGTCAACCAGTAGATGGTCAAGGTCCAATCAACACTACAAAATCTCGTCCAATCGAAAGCCCAGCTTTCGGTGTAATGGCTCGTAAATCAGTACATGAACCATTACAAACGGGTATCAAAGCGATTGACGCTTTAGTACCAATCGGTCGTGGTCAACGTGAGTTAATCATCGGTGACCGTCAAACAGGTAAAACATCTGTTGCAATCGATGCTATCTTAAACCAAACTGGCGAAGACATGATTTGTATCTATGTTGCTATCGGACAAAAAGAATCAACTGTACGTGGTGTAGTTGAAACTTTACGTAAACACGGTGCATTAGATTACACAATCGTTGTTACTGCAGCTGCATCTCAACCAGCTCCACTATTATACCTAGCACCATTTGCTGGTATTTCTATGGCTGAAGAGTTCATGTTACAAGGTAAACACGTTCTTATCGTGTATGATGACTTATCTAAACAAGCATCAGCTTACCGTGAACTTTCACTATTACTAAAACGTCCTCCAGGTCGTGAAGCATATCCTGGTGACGTATTCTACTTACACAGCCGCCTACTTGAGCGTGCTGCGAAGTTAAACGAAACTTACAACTGTGGTTCTATCACAGCTTTACCATTCGTTGAGACTCAAGCTGGTGATATTTCTGCTTATATCCCAACTAACGTTATCTCAATCACTGATGGTCAAATCTTCTTACAATCTGACTTATTCAACTCAGGTGTACGTCCAGCAATTAACGCGGGTCTTTCTGTATCACGTGTAGGTGGATCTGCTCAAATTAAAGCAATGAAAAAAGTTGCCGGTACGCTACGTCTTGACTTAGCTGCATTCCGTGAGCTTGAATCATTCGCTCAATTCGGTTCAGATTTAGATAAAATTACACTTGCTAAACTTGAGCGTGGGAAACGTACGGTTGAAGTTCTTAAACAAGACCTTAACAAACCACTTAAAGTTGAAAAACAAGTTGCAATTCTATTTGCCTTAACTAAAGGCCATTTAGATGATATTCCAGTACAAGACATCGTTCGTTTCGAAGGTGAATTCTTAAGCTGGTTAGATACAAACCACACTAACGTTTTAGATCATGTTCGTACTACTAAAGAACTTGCTCCAGACGCAGAGTACGTTGCAGCTCTTACTGAGTTCAAGAAAACTTTCGCAAAATCTGAGTAA